A single genomic interval of Oncorhynchus masou masou isolate Uvic2021 unplaced genomic scaffold, UVic_Omas_1.1 unplaced_scaffold_1477, whole genome shotgun sequence harbors:
- the LOC135530990 gene encoding LOW QUALITY PROTEIN: WAS/WASL-interacting protein family member 1-like (The sequence of the model RefSeq protein was modified relative to this genomic sequence to represent the inferred CDS: inserted 1 base in 1 codon), which produces MPPPPPPPAPPPPPTFAVANTQKPSLSKNEAQGRNALLSDIGKGARLKKAVTNDRSQPIIDKPKGGGGGGGGGGGGGGGGGGGGGGGGGGGGGPVLGGLFAGGMPKLRSSGGNSNGGPRPPMVPPGGRSSGPRPFSGGGPSAGPPRFSGAPAFPRSSAPDLPRGRAXPPRPETPGGPPPPIPNTPRPNQNFQSRGTPPVPGGARIPSSAPAPPPPNLAGRHQGLPPPPGPIGAPSGPKPSFGAPPVPSSGRPPLPPAPHPGRPSEDPWPPPPPLGGHRSSISRDGPPPPPSFNSKPPSSSSSRPSIGGGGAPPLPPCRPGPPLLPPTPAGGDEHTPRLPQRNISLNSPAPPPGRSGPLPPPPSERPPPLGKNPPGRTGPLPPPPSSGPRGGSIRSSPVPSPPNRPGAEPPRGGQRPPLPPDRPGIGGPPPPPPPMGNGFQNSHQHVDEWEARFQFHPVSDLPVPEPYVSCQKTYPSKLSKTDGRGSDKKSRGAPPLPPIPR; this is translated from the exons GCAAATACACAGAAGCCATCACTCAGCAAGAATGAAGCACAAGGAAGAAACGCCTTACTGTCTGATATCGGAAAAGGAGCTCGCCTGAAGAAGGCCGTGACCAATGACAGGAGTCAACCCATCATTGACA AACCcaaaggtggaggtggaggtggtggaggaggaggaggaggaggaggtggaggaggaggaggtggaggtggcggaggaggaggaggaggaggaccagtaCTAGGAGGTCTCTTTGCAGGAGGCATGCCCAAGCTTCGGTCCTCAGGAGGGAACAGTAACG GAGGCCCTAGGCCCCCCATGGTACCTCCAGGAGGCCGTTCCTCAGGCCCCAGACCGTTTAGTGGTGGGGGCCCCTCCGCTGGCCCTCCACGGTTCTCGGGGGCCCCAGCCTTTCCCCGGAGCAGCGCCCCCGACCTCCCCAGGGGACGGG GGCCCCCGCGACCAGAGACCCCTGGCGGACCCCCTCCCCCAATCCCCAACACCCCACGGCCCAACCAGAACTTCCAGAGCCGAGGGACCCCGCCTGTTCCAGGAGGAGCCCGGATACCCAGCTCAGCCCCGGCACCTCCACCACCCAACCTCGCAGGCAGACACCAAGGCTTGCCCCCTCCCCCTGGCCCTATAGGGGCCCCGTCTGGGCCAAAACCCTCCTTTGGGGCCCCTCCGGTTCCCAGTAGTGGACGtccccctctacccccagccCCCCACCCTGGCAGACCCTCAGAGGACCCctggcccccacccccacccctggGGGGCCACCGGTCCTCCATATCCAGAGATGGACCCCCACCGCCACCATCTTTCAACTCCAAGCCCCCCAGCTCGTCTTCCTCTCGGCCCTCCATCGGCGGTGGTGgagctccccctctccctccttgcaGACCGGGTCCTCCACTGTTGCCCCCAACGCCTGCGGGAGGAGATGAACACACCCCCAGACTACCACAGAGGAACATTTCACTCAACTCGCCGGCGCCGCCACCTGGCCGGTCAGGACCACTGCCACCCCCTCCCAGTGAGAGGCCGCCCCCTCTGGGTAAAAACCCCCCAGGACGGACGG GCccgctccctccccctccctcctcaggTCCACGTGGAGGCAGTATAAGGTCATCTCCAGTCCCCTCACCTCCTAACCGCCCGGGAGCAGAGCCCCCCCGTGGGGGACAACGGCCCCCGCTCCCACCAGACCGACCGGGAATAGGAggccctcctcccccacctccccccatGGGCAACGGCTTCCAGAACTCCCATCAACACGTTG atgagtgGGAGGCTCGGTTCCAGTTCCACCCGGTCTCAGACCTCCCTGTCCCAGAGCCTTACGTGTCCTGTCAGAAGACCTACCCCAGCAAGTTGTCCAAGACTGACGGCAGAG GTTCAGATAAAAAGTCCAGGGGTGCCCCGCCACTACCCCCTATCCCCAGGTGA